GGCTCTCCCCTCGTGAGctgttctttttttggggggggggtggatggAAAATGTTCATCCAATCACAGAGTGGGGAGGCCCAGTTATCAAAGAGAATTAGGAGCAAACATTTCTTCAACTCCCCCACTGGAAGGAAACATAGGGACCCCTGACCAGGGTTAACTAGTGCAAATTAGGGATTAGGGATTTATAAGGTCCCTGTACCCCATCCCTAGGCTGGGATCTTTGGGTGTGGGGAACTGAGTCAAAGATGGGGTGTAAGGTGCTATTTTGCAGGGAAAGTTGGTGGGGATACCCCAAAGCCCACCAAGGGAGTAGGATGGTTCCCCAAAAACCATCTGGAGTGATTGGTGAGGGAAGTGATACTGGGGGAAAAGGGGGGTTAAGGTAGGGATGGGAGGTCATGTGCAAATCTTGGGCTTACCCACCCATCCAACCCCCATCCATTTTTCTGGCTATTTGGTCTAGTCTGGGAGAAACCAtcgggaaaaaaaaagggagaaagtagATTCCCTTCCCCATCCCATATAGAGCTCCTCCCTCCTGGCCCCCAAATCTGGTTTAGCCCAGAAGAGGCCATATGTAGAGGCAGGAAGAGGTGCAATCTACCCACCTCTTTTGCCTTGGAAGAGTCTGGGGCTCACTAGATTTGAGGGTCAAAGTAGGGCTGAGATTGGtgctgccctgggctgggaaaGTACTCAGCCGTGGAACAGATAGGTAGCCCTCCCCCCAGCACCTCCTTGACCTGGATGGGAGAGGCCATCTCCAGAGTCTAGGAGTATAAGGAGGAATATGGAAGATCCAAAGGCGTGGAAGCCAAGGAAGGGATGGCATCTTAATGTGAAGGAAACGGGCACAGAAACCCACCCTCGGGAAGAATGGAATCGAAAGCCACACTCCCAGGTGGGTAAGTGTCAGGTATCACAATGGTCTGGTCCAGGCCCTGGGCCACAAAGGATGGAATGTGCTGGGAAGCATCTGGGCAAGGGCTTAGAGAAAGCTTCAGAACGAGGGGGGAACATTAGGTGAGAGAGATGGTTTCCCCCTAGGTTTACGAATCAGGGGGGCGGGTTAGACATTCAGAGCTGGTGGGGGCTATGAGTAGAGATTCATTTAAGTATATTGCTCAGTTGCCCCAAGGGCTGGAGAAGGGATGGGAGCTGGCCCTGCCCCTCACGGAGGCCATTCCCTGGAGGAGAACTGAGAGGGGAACCACCAAAGATCCCTTCCCAGGTGGTGGGAAAACTACAATCTCACACAAAGCAGCCTGACCCCTGAGCTCCAGAGGCCCCCAAGTCCCTGCACAAGAGTGTGGAGGGGCTCCCAaggggcagggaggccagggagctGGTAGTGGCGGGGGTTCAGGGAGGGTGGCATCTGGTGAAAGGGGGGATCTGGGCCCAGAGCTCACCCCACATCTCCCTTCTGGGTTCTTTCAacccctgccctttccccttctcccttaGGGGGGACTGGTGGAGGGAGAGTTGGGGGCGGTGGAGTTGGGGGGGTAGGGGGTGCTGCTTGAGGATTGACTGCGTAGCCAAAGACCCCTGGTAGGAAGGGAAGGGCACCCCCACCCTTCTCATCAGGTAGGACCATGTTAAGAGCAACTGGGAGAGCGGCCAAGTTGCTGAAGTTGTAAGGGTAGGCGGCAAGAAGCTGGGGCCCATAGACGAGTGGGTAGGGCTCAGGGTAGAAGGTGACTTTGGCAGCCCCCATCCCCTCCATCCGGTCCCCCCGCCCAGCCCCCACTGGCCCCTCACTCCCAGCTTTTCCCCTGCCACTGCCAGATTCCCGGCCGCTCCCGATCAGAGCCAGTGGAAATTCCTGCACAGGTGGGTACGCATAGGTACCCCCTCCTGCCACCACTGAGGGCTCCTCCCCCCCTGAGATGACAGGGTCCTGGAGCGAGGCGGTTTTGGAAGCTTCCTCAGCAGCAGCGCTCCCGCCACCCGCCTCCCCGCTGGATGAGGAGACTTGCATCTCTTGGGGAGCCTCCTCCTTGACGTCCCCGGCTCGGGTGCCAGCGCAGCCCTTGGAGTAGGCAATGACAGGCGTGGGGGTACCCCCGGGCCGCTCGGCAGCATGCCTCTGCCCGTGGCGGCTCAGGGCGGCTGCCGTCTTGCACACCTTGGCGCAGTGAGGGCAGGCGAAGCGGGTGGAAGGCTTCCGTCCAGCCCGGGAGTTGTGGGAGCCCCCGCCGTGGGCCTCCTGGTGCTTGCGCAGCTTCCTCAGGGTGGCAAACGTCTGGGCACAGTCTCCGCAGCGGTGCCTCCGCTCGCCACGGGCACGCCCTGTGGGGCCCTCGGCCGCCGGGGTCTCCTCCCAGCTCCTCCGTTCCAGCTTCTGTCTCCAGCGAGGCGGCCGGCGGCCTCTGGGCATCCCGCCGCCCCCGCTGCTGCCCGGGCCTGCGGCTCCAGCCTTGCGCTTGGGCTTGTACGAGTAGTAGGGCCTCCAGAGCTGGTCCTCCCCTCCAGCCTTcgattcctcctcctcctcgtcttcctcctcctcctcctcctcctcctcttcttcctcctcctcctcctcgctctcctccatctcctctccGCTCAGCTCCCCAGGACGCAGGTCAGTTTCTGAGATGCGGCGCTTGACAATAGCCTCCTCGCCGATTCGTACAGTGATCTGACACAGTGGAGGTGGAGCCTGCAGCTGAGAgggacccccgcccccgccaagcCCACCAGCTGGCTTGGCCGTGTAGGTCAGAGTCCTTGTGGCCCGTGGGTTCCGGCCCTTGGCCTCCTCCGTGGCTGTGGCTGGGCTGCCggctggggctgggctggctggggCGGCTGCAGGCACGGGGGGAGGAGGTGGGTACTCACGTTTTTTGGGGGGCCGTGGCGGAGCAGTGTAAGTGATGACTGAGGCGGCTTGGGCCCCCCCTGTGCTGGCCGGCCCACTCCCTGCTCCACCACTGCTGCTACCCCCATGTACAATGACAGAGGGAGCTGGGTGGGCAAAAGTGATGACAGACGGTGGGGGGCCAGgctctggggcaggtgggggtccGGGTGGTGGGCTGGCCGGCATTGCCGCAGGGGCCGGAGTGTTGAGGCTCGGAGAAAGGGGGGCCTCGGGGGCTCCCTGGCTGTAGGTCTTGTAGGGCCGCTTGGCCGCCCGCATGGGGAGCAGGCGGTACAGCTTGAGGGTATTGAGCTTGGGCTTATAGCCTCCATTGGGCGTCTTCTCACTGGCTAGGAGGCCCGGGCTAATGCCATGGAAGGCTCGCTGGTGGGTCTTCAGGTTATAGTAGGTGACAAAGGTCTCCCAGCAGAAGATGCACTGGTACCTGGGCCAGGACGGCATGGAACAGGGCAGGGACAGAGCCAGTTGAGTCAGGGGCCCTGAAGCTAGGGCCTCAGCTTCCCACGTCCTCTCCTGCCTCCACTCAGACCTTGAACTGCCCCAGCCATTTGCTCACCCTCCTTTCAGGCTGCTTGTCTCACCCTGCCAGCCTCAGAAAGGACACCAGTCCCAGTACAGTGCCCCCCACTGGCTGTGAGATGCCAGGCCTCAGCTGTTCCGTCTGTGAACTGGGAATAATCACACACCTTGCCTAACTCCCAAAGCCTTCTTCTGAAGCTCACATGACAGAATGGGGAAATGTCTTATGAACAGGGGTACATTACAACCGTTGGTGGACATGCCTGAGCTCCCCATAGTCCTGTCCCATGAGGCAACTTTCTCTTCCTCGGTCTTTTCCACATCACCAAGCCAGGACATGACACCTGGAGGTGCTAATAAACATCAGCGGAAGGAAACGGGGCTGAAGGGAGGCAGAAGGGTGAGTGATGGAGAgcaggtgagcaggggctagTGGGTGAGCAGGCGTCTCAGGATGACTTTCTAGGCCCCACGCTCTGCCCATTCTCTCCCTTGTCCCTGTGATCCCTGAGTGGACAAGGTCCCATGtgacccctccacccccaccccaaccggTCCCTGGCCATGCAGGCCACTCACCTGCGCTCCCCGGTGTGCCACACCTCGTGCTTGGTACGGTACTCAGCCAGGGCGAACACCTTCTCACAGTAGCGGCAGGGGTACTTCCTCCGCCACGAGTGTACATTGCTGTGCCGCTTCAGGCTGGACAGGGTCACGTAGGAACGCTCACAGGCCGCGCACACGTACAGCACGTGGCCGCCCACCACCTTCACCACGTGCTCGGGACCACCTCGGAAGCCCActggtgggggcagggctgaggcGTCCACTCCTGAAGGGCCACTGGGGCCAGAGCCCCCGGCTCCCAGCCCTGCAGACCCCCGAGTGCTGGCCCCCCTACGACACTGTGCCTCATGGGTCTGCAGCCGCTTGGGATGGATGAAGCTTTTCCCACatcgggggcaggggaggggccgcCGGGGCAGGGGGGGCTGTGAGTCAGGGGCCTGGGCCTCAGCCCTGTCACCCTCCCACTCCCCGGCTGGCCTAGGCCCAGGCCCGAAGTTGTCTTCTTCAGGCTGCGAGGTGGCCatgggggctggggcaggaggtaCCCAGGcatcacctccctcccccaggccctgcaggcGGGAGATGCCCAGACGCCGCCCCAGAGCGCCGATCTCTGCCACGGCTGCCCCGTCCCCCCCACCACCAGGTAGTGCCAGCCGGGCACTGTAGATGAAATTAAGGACATCAGAGAAGGCAGCTGCTGGGACCCCTGGCAGCTCCAGGACCCGGGGTGGGGATGAAGCGGGAGGTGAgggtggagggggagaggaggaggaagaggaggaggaggaagaggaggaggaggaggaggaagaggaggaggaggaagaagctgTGGTGGAGGCAGGGTTGGGGGCAGAGCCCCCAGTAATTGGTGGGAGGGGCAGTGGGGCTGAAGCGAGCAGGGCCTCTCTGAAGAAGGGACTAGAAGCAGCCAGGACGCTGCGGTGAGCAGGGAACTTGGTGTCTCCGGCTATGAGGGTGACGTCACAGAAGAGGCCACGGAGCCGCTGCTCATTGAGCTGGCGCAGGACGGCGGGGGCATGGGACGGGTCTGTCACCTCTGCTGGGGGGGGCATGGCGCCAGCCTAGATGGAGGAGAAGAGGCCAGGGGAGGATCTCAGAggctgggcagagggcaggggcctCTAAAATCAGAGGTGAGCTGGGAGGGGATTGGAGGCTGTTGGCCAGAGACTGGTGGAAGGCTGACTGACTTCTGGTCACAGAAGTGAGGGGTTAACCTTAGCCACCCCACGTCCGGCCAGCATCCAACGCCCGCATGTCAAACATCGGGGGCTGGAAGAGGCCAAGAATACCTCAGGTCTTGATGAAGGTCAGGGGTCAAGATTTCCAAGTCACAGACTAGCGAGGTAAGCAGTGGACACCTCTCCCCcactgggagggggaggaaggcccCACAGCCGCTGCTGACCATTCCTCAGGACTCCCCGGCCTGGACAACACGGCTGCTTTGCTGGCCTGCTGCCTCGGGCCCCGTCTCCCTCGGGGCAGACCTCTCGCACCACCTCACCTGAGAGCACAGCCAACATGGAGCAGAGCGGGGGTGGCTCAGCGAGTCCCTTCTGCCGGGCCTCTTCCCTCTGTGGGGAAACAGAAACCGCGTCCTCAGGAAGGGAACCGGGCGGGAGGGGAccggggaggaggggggtggcgCAGCGTGCAGGGCCAACGAGGCCCGGGCTGCTCTGCAGACCCTGACCCTCCTGGGAGCCCGACAGGTTATTTGCTGAGCTGCCTCCAGTTGGACCTAGGAGTTCACACAAATTATTGCAAAGCCTTGTGCTGCTGGTGCCCAGAAGTACAGGAACAAGATAATTTGCATATTCCCGATTTGCCTCAAAACAATCCAGGAGCATAGTTCAATCCCGTAGGTCCAGGGAAGCCCGCTGGATCACTCTCAAGTCCCTTTGGCCCAATCTTCCGGGGCtcaaaggaaatcaaagattTGCATGTTGTCTTTCACTATAATAGTCTCATTTACATATCAAAATAGATTTGTTTGAGCTTTTTCATTGGACCAAGCTGCTAGATATTCAAATTAGCAGAGAACCTCTTCACATTAAATCTCAGAGGGGGTTTCTGGCCTAGGTGCCAGGTGACCACTGAAGACCACGAACTCTTGCACACACGCCAGCTTGCTCCAATCTCTGAAGGGCACTAAAAGGCCACCAGACCAGAAGTGAGGAAGCTTGGGTCCCACTCCTTATTCTGAGAGCTGGTGGCTTTGCGACTTTGGCttaaaaaggggggtggggaacgCAACCCCTATCTCACTCTTGCTGGGAGGCTCATCCAAAAGGAATAGCAGGCAGCCCAAATGTGAGCTGTGGTGGTCACTGCCCAGAAAGCACCTCACAGCCTCGGCT
This window of the Balaenoptera ricei isolate mBalRic1 chromosome 20, mBalRic1.hap2, whole genome shotgun sequence genome carries:
- the ZBTB4 gene encoding zinc finger and BTB domain-containing protein 4 codes for the protein MPPPAEVTDPSHAPAVLRQLNEQRLRGLFCDVTLIAGDTKFPAHRSVLAASSPFFREALLASAPLPLPPITGGSAPNPASTTASSSSSSSSSSSSSSSSSSSSSSPPPPSPPASSPPRVLELPGVPAAAFSDVLNFIYSARLALPGGGGDGAAVAEIGALGRRLGISRLQGLGEGGDAWVPPAPAPMATSQPEEDNFGPGPRPAGEWEGDRAEAQAPDSQPPLPRRPLPCPRCGKSFIHPKRLQTHEAQCRRGASTRGSAGLGAGGSGPSGPSGVDASALPPPVGFRGGPEHVVKVVGGHVLYVCAACERSYVTLSSLKRHSNVHSWRRKYPCRYCEKVFALAEYRTKHEVWHTGERRYQCIFCWETFVTYYNLKTHQRAFHGISPGLLASEKTPNGGYKPKLNTLKLYRLLPMRAAKRPYKTYSQGAPEAPLSPSLNTPAPAAMPASPPPGPPPAPEPGPPPSVITFAHPAPSVIVHGGSSSGGAGSGPASTGGAQAASVITYTAPPRPPKKREYPPPPPVPAAAPASPAPAGSPATATEEAKGRNPRATRTLTYTAKPAGGLGGGGGPSQLQAPPPLCQITVRIGEEAIVKRRISETDLRPGELSGEEMEESEEEEEEEEEEEEEEEEDEEEEESKAGGEDQLWRPYYSYKPKRKAGAAGPGSSGGGGMPRGRRPPRWRQKLERRSWEETPAAEGPTGRARGERRHRCGDCAQTFATLRKLRKHQEAHGGGSHNSRAGRKPSTRFACPHCAKVCKTAAALSRHGQRHAAERPGGTPTPVIAYSKGCAGTRAGDVKEEAPQEMQVSSSSGEAGGGSAAAEEASKTASLQDPVISGGEEPSVVAGGGTYAYPPVQEFPLALIGSGRESGSGRGKAGSEGPVGAGRGDRMEGMGAAKVTFYPEPYPLVYGPQLLAAYPYNFSNLAALPVALNMVLPDEKGGGALPFLPGVFGYAVNPQAAPPTPPTPPPPTLPPPVPPKGEGERAGVERTQKGDVG